One genomic window of Sphingomonas ginsengisoli An et al. 2013 includes the following:
- a CDS encoding toll/interleukin-1 receptor domain-containing protein, protein MSLYELAILGSPATEERDALTATLHGMVEDFGLVLGTDVLVYDGGTVSGRDKRAAFAAVFFGAAAPTDIEAAHELVLASAPIIPTIAANGDFALHVPEFLQSANGLKRRADDPAMTELAAAMLECVGLLRRQRRVFVSYRRVESRAAALQLHDLLNARGFDVFLDTHDIRPGDPFQDVLWHRLVDSDVMVMLDTPGYFDSRWTRQEIGRARAKDIQVLRVIWPEHVPSKLTDMAETVYLDPAELTASDGPIINDTAESIVLRVERLRSRSIAARYMSITGKLRADVEKIDASVEGVGAHRAIAVRLIGDRKVWAYPIVGVPTAEILNDVAEKARRAEQGEVPVLVYDHLGIRDAWSAHLRWLDEQILSVRAIKVSEAGWALAAWED, encoded by the coding sequence ATGAGCCTTTACGAGCTTGCAATCCTAGGAAGCCCAGCCACCGAGGAGCGTGATGCCCTAACCGCGACCTTGCACGGAATGGTCGAGGATTTTGGTCTCGTGTTAGGCACCGACGTGCTCGTTTATGACGGAGGGACGGTGTCGGGTCGCGACAAGCGCGCCGCCTTTGCCGCCGTGTTTTTCGGTGCGGCGGCACCCACCGACATAGAGGCCGCGCACGAACTGGTGCTTGCGAGCGCGCCGATCATCCCAACTATCGCTGCCAATGGCGACTTCGCCCTGCATGTGCCAGAGTTTCTACAGTCAGCTAACGGTCTGAAACGTCGTGCCGACGATCCAGCAATGACCGAACTCGCGGCGGCGATGCTTGAGTGCGTTGGTTTGCTACGCAGGCAGCGCCGCGTATTCGTCAGTTATCGGCGGGTTGAATCTCGCGCCGCGGCGCTTCAGCTTCATGACTTGCTCAACGCTCGCGGCTTTGACGTCTTTCTCGACACACATGATATACGTCCGGGCGATCCCTTTCAGGACGTGCTATGGCACCGTCTAGTCGACTCTGACGTGATGGTCATGCTCGATACCCCTGGCTATTTTGATAGCCGCTGGACCCGACAAGAGATCGGTCGGGCGCGAGCGAAGGACATCCAAGTTCTTCGTGTGATCTGGCCTGAACATGTGCCAAGCAAGCTGACCGATATGGCCGAGACAGTTTATCTCGACCCTGCTGAGCTTACAGCATCTGACGGTCCGATAATCAATGATACGGCCGAATCGATAGTGCTTCGGGTGGAGCGGTTGCGGAGCCGGAGCATCGCGGCCCGCTATATGTCGATCACCGGCAAGCTTCGCGCTGATGTCGAGAAGATTGACGCTTCGGTCGAAGGTGTGGGCGCACATCGTGCAATCGCTGTGCGGTTGATCGGGGATCGCAAGGTTTGGGCCTATCCGATTGTTGGCGTGCCGACCGCCGAGATATTGAACGATGTTGCGGAGAAGGCGCGACGCGCCGAGCAAGGCGAAGTGCCGGTTCTCGTGTACGATCATCTCGGCATTCGCGACGCTTGGAGCGCTCACCTACGATGGTTGGATGAACAGATCTTATCCGTCCGCGCGATAAAGGTGTCTGAAGCAGGCTGGGCGCTCGCGGCATGGGAGGACTGA
- a CDS encoding TIR domain-containing protein gives MARKVFFSFHYARDVRRIVQVRNSWVVRAKGEAQPFYDAAEFEEAKKRAGGIEKWIEEQLKGTSVTVVLFGAETYDREWVRHEIKRSYELKKGILAIDIHRIKDPQLGADVQGKNPLDYWHVEQNGKKVPFSSLYRTYDWVNDDGYNNMSTWIEAAAVAAGR, from the coding sequence ATGGCCCGGAAAGTTTTTTTCAGTTTTCACTATGCGCGTGACGTTCGCCGCATCGTTCAGGTGCGCAATTCCTGGGTCGTTCGCGCAAAAGGTGAGGCGCAGCCCTTCTATGATGCCGCCGAGTTTGAGGAGGCCAAGAAGCGCGCCGGTGGCATAGAGAAGTGGATTGAGGAACAGCTCAAGGGTACGTCGGTCACGGTGGTGCTGTTCGGTGCCGAAACCTACGACCGCGAATGGGTGCGACACGAAATCAAGCGGAGCTACGAACTCAAGAAAGGCATCCTCGCCATCGACATCCACCGTATCAAAGATCCGCAACTCGGAGCTGACGTTCAAGGAAAGAACCCTCTCGATTACTGGCATGTCGAGCAGAATGGCAAAAAGGTTCCGTTCAGCAGTCTCTACAGGACCTATGACTGGGTCAATGATGATGGTTATAATAATATGTCGACCTGGATTGAGGCTGCGGCCGTGGCAGCGGGGCGCTGA